A window of Strigops habroptila isolate Jane chromosome 5, bStrHab1.2.pri, whole genome shotgun sequence genomic DNA:
GCAATCAGAGGAAATGAGCAGCAGAGAAcgattgtttcttcttttcaagaCCCAGCTCAGCAGGGAAGACActcattttctgtcctttgtaGATTGCTTTTTATGTCCAGCTCTGGTTCTGTTCTGACTGTCAGTCTGggacaagaaaggaaaaaatgtttattgaTTTCAGATTTAAAGAGAAGTTTTAAATAGTCTCtaagttttccttttgacaGCATTTTGTTCACACCTTACCTCTACTATGATCTGCATGTGAACAGTCCTCCATTTGGAAATaactctttccttcttccagtgGCATTATGAAGCCAGGCTTGAATGCTATCCTGGGGCCAACAGGCAGTGGTAAATCTTCGTGAGTactttcttctgctccttcaAATGGACATTCAGCTGTTCAAAGAGGATTTGGGGTTCTGAGGGTTGGGGGAGATGTGAGGGATCTGCAGGCTCAGACCTTGCATGCCTGTGAGAAATCTGGTGATGCAGTTTGATGTTGTGTCCCTctacctgctctgctgcagtttttgCCCTTCAGTGGTGTCACACTCCTCATCTGCTCTGATCAGTGGTCCGTATTACTGCAGTCACCTTTGGTAGTGGCCTGAGTTATGATACCAGGCTGAACTGGGGTGACTGGAGCTCAGGTGTAGGCTCTGTCCTGGACCTGTATTGGAGTGGCGAGGGGGCTGCAAGCTCCTTCGGGGCAGGAGAGATGTCATCCCCTGCGAAGTCACTGCAACAAGACTTCCTTGGAGATGCTGGGCTAAACCCCTCTGACAACTGACAGGAATATGGTAGAATGTCAGTCTGTAGGATGCTCTGGATCCTAAACCTTAACTTGGCTGTGGCCTAGTGGTGCAGGTGCACATGTGCTTGAGTTCTTTGGatgaaagcacaaagaaataCCATGCAGACTATCTCCAGCTAGTGCTGATGCTAGTTTCCATATAACTACTGTAAAAGAACTCTTTGTCTTTTACACTTTGTCACTTTCACACTTTGTCAGAGTGAAAGACACTCTGCCTTTCAGAATGTCAGAGACTGGCAAATATGGCCAGGGTTCACATAGGCATGCCTTTGTGGTGACCCTTGATCTTCCTCTCCTAGGAGACTGCTGGCTAATCAGGATGTTTTCAAGCACTTTGTCACAGCAGTGTTTGCATAGCTAGCAGACAGGCTGGCCTCTACATTGGCAGCAAGGAGAATCCAGTGATAcgttaaaacaaaattattttctagaatTAATCATAACTCTAGTCTTGTTTATACCCATTTGGATTAATTTCCTTGAGATCAAGTAGTTAATTCTGTGCTCCCCTGGCTGGAGAGCAGTCTGCAGCTGCTTGGCAGGGTGGTTTTATCTCTGTGCATTTGAGGTTAGCTGTTAATATGGGGGATGAGCTTGTGTCTGTAGGGGGTTGGCTGCTATGAGTTGTGAGGATCTGTATACTACAGTACTGCTGTGGCACACCTTGTGCTGGAAAATCCTGTATCTACACCTGACTTGCTGTACAAAGAACTTCCCCAGAGTagaggaagccccttgctgtgCCCTTTGGCTTGCAGCATGCCCTTAGCAGGCTGTAACCGCAGTTGTGACTGGTGGTACTTATCCAGTCAAAGGTAAAAATAGCTATTATGGCAAAAACTAATGCCTGGTGTTTGTCTGAAGTCTCCTAGATGTGCTGGCTGCCAGAAAGGACCCAGCAGGCCTGTCTGGAGAAGTGCTTATAGATGGCATCCCACAACCTCCAAATTTCAAGTGCATCTCAGGATATGTTGTGCAGGTGAGTAACTGCCTTCAGTGGAGGCCTGGGAACCTTTGGGAGGGAAGACTACATAAGATGAGCAAAGCATGAACTTACTAGGTTAGGTAATTTTCAGTGATCCCTACAGAGTCTAATTGGATAACTCAGATGTTACAGTATTTACTATTTTTCTGGGACATGGAAGACAAGAGGATCAAACCATTACTTCAGCCACATCAAGCATGGAGATGTTTGTCTTCCAAAAGCCACATGGATGCCCAACCACTGGACAATTGTGGCTTTGGGCTCTGCCCTGAAGTACTAGCAagggcttaaaaaaaataaaaaggtgaggaaaaaacccacaacacccAAAGCCTCTTGTTATAAAACTCAGAAGGAGTTCTAGCTCGCAGAAGTACCTTCAAGGTATCACACAATAATTCTAGGAAGTAAATAGATCCCTGCTGTTCTTCCTCTGATTCTGGCTTGCTGGGACAGAGCTTCGTTTCACTCGGAGACAGGAAAAGCTGGCTGAATCTGCGGAAGTGGGTGGAGGCCTGGACCAAGAATAGACCCTCAAAGCCCTGGGGGAGCTGAGAAGGGGTTTCTTGGCAACCATATGAGCAGTCAAATCCAGAAACCATCCAGGCTTCTGACTGCAGACAGATGTGGAATAGgcagcttttctgaaagctgccAGCTGGGAGGTTCTGGGAGAATCCATGTGATGAGACTGATGGTGGGTCTTGATCCTGCAGGTCAAAGATCCCCCAAAACTAAGTGTTTCATGAATAGCCAGGAAGTTTCTTGCAAGTGGTCCCAGTTCAAGACACTTTTCTCTCAAATGACCAAAGCAACCAAACTTAACCTTAAAATGATAGGCAACTAGGTGAGACATTAAATGgtctcccttcccacccctgtGCAGTACTCCCTAGATCAATAAAGACGGCCCATAGACTACATAAAACACTTATGGcctaaatacataaatacatacacaagGGGTCAGTTTTATGCAGATGATCATATAAGACATGTAAGATATGCTAAAAGTCATGCATTATCTCTATAAAACTGCTGGTGTTGCAGCCCTTCTCCCATCATATGGTGACCTTGAATTTTGTGCCATATAAATTTTGAAGCAGAGGTTGTCCCTCAGTCCAGTTTCCACTGTTGCCCACAGCTTATCCACCAACTGCCGCTACAGGGTCTCTGGTGCCCAGTCAGGTAGCTGAGAAGGAGGCTTTCCAACTGTCCATTTGTACTGTTTTCAGGATGATGTTGTCATGGGCACAATGACAGTGAGGGAGAACCTGCACTTCTCTGCTGCCCTGCGACTCCCCAGCTCCATCAGTgttaaagagaaggaagagcgAGTCACCCAGGTTATCAGTGAGCTGGGATTAAGTAAAGTGGCTGATGCTAAGGTGAGCAGTGAGAACACCTTTCTCAGAAATCATACTACTGGAAACTGAACTACTTGACTCTGGGCAATATGGTGTATGTAGTGCAGCTGCACTAAGCTAAGAAGGAACCTGACTAAAGTGTACTGCAAACAAGAAACCAGTCTCCAGCTCAGGAGGTAGCTTGGAAAGAGGTATGTGTATTTGCTACTAAAAATGAAGGATTTTGGACTATGTCCAGCATGTTGTGTAAgttcagaggggaaaaagtcaCCTAGTCATTGCACGTTGGAAAGCTGCACAGTCACTTCCTGGCTTTGTGGGACAAGACAGAGAAATTGTTTTTATAGTGCTGGAAGTTGTGAGGGACAGAAAACTGGCCTGTGATGGAGAAGTTCTCTGCAGAGCTTGTTCCTCCCAGCAGTATCTTTACTCTTAATTTACTTTCACTTTACTTACCCCACTTTTACTTGAGCAGTGGGCGAGCTACCAAGAAAAGGCATCCCTGAACACCAGTGCCACCTCTGACTGCTGTGGCCTCATTCTGGCTCTTCCTTGTCAGTGTCATCCTTGTTCCCTGAAGTCATAAGGTGCCTGGTACCTCTGAAAATCATGCTCTGCTTACCGCTACAGTCCTTACACTGGGTCACACCCATCATCTGCTGCTGGCCCTAGAGTTCACTAATGGGGCTGTTGGGTGTGGAAAACCCTGAACTCCACAGCATGCACTGACTAGGCTTTGTTGCAAATGTCCAATTTCTTGTGCTTGTAGGTAGGAACTGAATTTATCCGAGGAGTGTCTGGAGGTGAACGGAAGAGAACCAACATTGGGATGGAGCTCATCACAGAGCCACCAGTCCTTTTTCTGGATGAGCCAACAACTGGCCTTGATGCCAGCACAGCCAATGCAGTCCTTATCCTCTTGAAGAAGTAAGAGTCAGTTCTTAAGGGCTCTACTGCATTTTCATTGTCAActcagttaaaaaagaaatgctgttatGACTGTGTAGCTACagtgctctttaaaaaaaaaaaaaaaagctaaacaaatAGACTCAGAAGTGGtagtaaattatttatttgggtCTCGTCCAAAGCTTTCTGAAGCTGATGGGAATCCTTCCATATTATGCATTGGACTGGAGCCCAAAAAGATGTAGCTGAGACAGCTGTCCTTTGCCACAGACAGCAGTGGATTGGGAGGTCAAGCCTTGTAATCATGATTTCTTGGCCTTCCAGCTGAGTCTATTACAAAGTCTCTTCCTCCACTCTGGCAACAGCCTTGAACTCAGATCTGACTTCACCTGCAGATTTTTACTCTCAGTGTTTACCTTCATCTCCTATGTTTTGGAGATGAACTGTCTTCTGGTACAAAGAGGACCATACAAGGCTTATTTAATGAGAATGAGCTCCTAACCATCCTGCTGGGTTTGTAGCATGTTGTCTGGTTTTGCCTGGGAggacatttttctctgctgtttgtgGATAGAGGTTTTTGATCAGCAAGTATAATTGTTGAGCATCAGGGCTAAAGCACTTGTaagaacttctgaaaaatccaaaggaaaactaattttgactttttttggaGAGTAAATCTTCAGCAGAAGAGCTAAGAGAAATCTCAGCTGGCCAGACTTTTGCAGCCTGCTATGTAAGTACTGCAGCCTGCTATAGAAAATGTGAGGAGAGTTTATACATGACTGTGATCTCAACCTTTGCTAGCTACAGACAACATCATACTTAGTCTACCTGGACTGAGACGATGGTCTCTTGTAATGATGGGTGCTGTCTTGAAGGTCTTGCAGGCAGCATCTGACATAGAGAAGGGAAAACTACAGCTTTTCTGGGTCATTACCCTGAGACGTTgacaagtatttttcttggaTTTGGATGCTTGTTTTTTGTTCAGGTTGACATGacctttctgaaatgcaaagggTGGTTTATTTGAGAgatgttttgtttctatttcaggCTCTCAAGAAGAGGGCGAACCATCATATTTTCCATCCATCAGCCCCGCTATTCCATATTCAAGCTGTTTGACAGTCTGACATTACTGGCTTTGGGAAAGGTGCTGTACCATGGTCCTGCAAACCAGGCTCTGGAGTATTTCCGTTCTATTGGTAAGTCTACTGTGCCAAGAGTGAAGGCAACTGGCTAATGAGTTTCATCTGTGGGTAGGTTCTTACCCTAGCACTGGATCAGTCCTGTGCTGTTTTATCACTGTGATACTGGAGGCTGTACGCGTATAATCTGAACAGTGTTACGttagaacaggaagaaaacaaaaaataaccccGAATTTTTTCAGACAGCAGAGCATGGCTCTCTCCTGCCTTTGTTTTGCCTTGTATCAGGACAAAACCCCAGAATCGCTTGGACATTTAGAAGCATGATGCACAACAGACAAGATATTTATAGTTCTACCAGGCCTAGATGTCAGACCCAGTGGGTTTCGAACCACAGCCTGCTGATTTGCAGCAATCTGTATGGGCTGATCGAAGAATCTGCTCTAGTCTGAATGCAGGTGGGCAACTGAGAGGACAAAATCATGGTGTGTCTTAACATGCTTTAATTGCACTGTTGGGTGGCTGCCTCCTCTCCAGGGGTGAGGGTTTCTGACTACAATGGACAGAGAATGCGGAGTGAGTTTCCAATCTAGTCTAGATGCAGCCATGGAGACACACTGGATTATAAACTTTCCCTGGCTTTAAGGGAGATGCTTTAACCAATCTCACTACTTTTGCTCCTCCTCTTAGAATCCCACCTCACTTAGTTTCTCACAGGAATGCTATAGTATAAGGatccttgcctttttttctctcccacccTTCACTCCTGTCCCCACCCGTCCCGTAGATAGAACCATATTATAAGAAGCTGCTTTTGGACAGCCATTCCTCTTCCTTGTGACCAAGGAAACACAAGCAAGAGTTGATCTTCTAGAGCAAGCATCTGAGGCTATAGAGAAGATATCCAGCAACCTCTACTGAAAGACTGTGTGTCTCTCAGTGTGGGATGTGGttgaacagcactgggaaggaGGCAAGAGCTGTGTATGCTGAGCTAGCTGAGTAGAAGCAACTTACAGATTTCTTCTCACCTGAAATCAGTGGAGAATAAGCAACTTCGAAGCTCTGTATAGATACGTCAGATTCACTGTCTCCTAAGTCCTGTCCATTCAACTTCTGTAAACTAATGTTCATGGAAAGCAGTGAAGTTCTCTTGTAGCAGGGTTGTGGAAGGGTGATATAGTATTAGATCTGATTTTCCAAGCTGTGGTCTGTGCAATACAAACATGTTGCATGTGTGGGgttgcttgttttggtttgtttttttaaggatatGAATGTGAACCCTTCAACAATCCAGCTGACTTCTTCCTTGATATCATAAATGGTGATTCAACTGCTGTAGCAGCAAGCAAGGACAATAACAGTCCTGAGGTCACAAGAAAAGGTAAATTGTGAAGGAGAAATCCACTGTTGGCTAGTGTAGAGGGCAAGATGTATGTGGTGATGGCAAGCTTTTATTCTCTGGTTTTCCTCCAGTGTAAGGGCacattatctttttatttttcctactcATAGATATACTTTGATTTGGACTTCTTTAAAGAGCTCAGAAAACttttaaagggattttttttcttccttcagtaaTATAGGAGAGCAGTGATAAATATCAGCAATTCACAAAACCTCTGTGGGAAAGACTGAAAAACTAGAATTGCTTAGTCTCAAGAGACGGCTGGCATAAGTTTTCAGTCACCTAAGAGactgctgcagggaaaacaggctAAGGAGTAATGGATTTATAGTCCAGTGAGAAATATTTGAACTAGATTAGAGAAAAAACTCTCTAACAATATAGTGAGTGAAATGTTAGGAAATACTTCTTTGGGAATGCTGTAGCATATCCATGACTGAACATAAGGGAACAATTTTCATAATGGTGCTTTTTGGGGATGGGGAAATGGATCAGAGCAAACATTGATTTCCCTCAAATTAAGTGAAACAAAGGGTTTCTGGTCCCTCATTCCAAGAATAAGGCCATTTTTGTGCCACAAAGAACAGGCAGGTTAACTAGGTTTTATTAAAACTGTAGGGAAACCCTCTCACTCAAGCTAGCCTCATAAGATCAGAGCTAAGGCTTGAACAATTCACATTCTCTGGGCATTCCGGCTTTATTTATTCAGCTTCAAAAGTCTATGAGCATGTTGATGTGCCATGTCTGAAGGTCAGGTTCATGGGGAATCAGAAGCCGTATCTTGTCTTTCTCACTCAGAGGTTAGCAGTGAAAATGGAGTGGCAGAAGGTAATGGGGACAGCAGTGTGGTAGATGTGCTGCACCAGAAATATCTCAACTCCAGCCTGTATCAGAGCACAAAGGAAGCCCTGGGGAACATGGAGCTTGGACGGGGAAGCAAGCAGAAAGCATCCAAGCAGGGGCATGAGATTACTTATGCAAATGGATTCTTCACCCAGCTGTACTGGGTGTCCAAGCGTTCCCTGAAGAACCTCATCAGGAGCCCACAGGCCTCTATTGCACAAGTAGGTAACAATTCTCAGACTCCCCCTGCTCTCAGTCACACAATCTGCAGTTTGTAGggtacatttttgttttgaaaggcaGCTAGGGAAACAGGAAAGTCCTGGGCTGCTGCCACGGAAGTGGAGTGAGATGTCCGG
This region includes:
- the LOC115609074 gene encoding broad substrate specificity ATP-binding cassette transporter ABCG2-like isoform X4, giving the protein MKPGLNAILGPTGSGKSSLLDVLAARKDPAGLSGEVLIDGIPQPPNFKCISGYVVQDDVVMGTMTVRENLHFSAALRLPSSISVKEKEERVTQVISELGLSKVADAKVGTEFIRGVSGGERKRTNIGMELITEPPVLFLDEPTTGLDASTANAVLILLKKLSRRGRTIIFSIHQPRYSIFKLFDSLTLLALGKVLYHGPANQALEYFRSIGYECEPFNNPADFFLDIINGDSTAVAASKDNNSPEVTRKEVSSENGVAEGNGDSSVVDVLHQKYLNSSLYQSTKEALGNMELGRGSKQKASKQGHEITYANGFFTQLYWVSKRSLKNLIRSPQASIAQIAVTMLLAVVVGAIFFGVKLDQTGIQNRVGSLFFVTTHHCFSSVSAIELFIRDKKLFVHQYTSGYYRVSAYFLAMLIGDLLPMRTAPAFIFSCISYWMIGYQPAAGRFFFFMLSLTLVSYTATAMALAISAGMEVVAVANLLITICFILMLMFSGLLVNLTSVMAWLNWLKYFSIPRYGLTALEVNEFRNLYFCGESSNATESVRDAGSCPTDTSGEMCSGEAYLCSQGITPTNWAMWENIVGLSCMTVIFLIIAYAKLRFIRKFT